The following are encoded together in the Arcobacter aquimarinus genome:
- a CDS encoding GGDEF domain-containing protein: MIESLILPIICNKYNISCVLFKKDFKIVEFTDNLKDFVSVSDELALDKDIRDFFWEFIGLEEKLEDLYNNKKKYLHIPMLLKKDIFYDINIETFSAKNNEKLFIVMFTRQSSNSLTYSKTIQNINQENLKYEYEKQNIQNNQIYFNLINQKLISFHIDVKGIITDVNMACLIFFGLEKTDMVGEHFSKFFFSREIKISFCEVSNILRAVNLEGIDIFFHADVIPIRLDKNKSENIVICQDITHLKKIESELEYAVNHDSLTGLPNRLMLTKKIEQLILKNKATKKSFALCFVDLNKFKNVNDEYGHHVGDMLLKHVGDVLSKVIREEDTIARLGGDEFVILFEEFESEEYLDKTLKRIEEISKKTPLLYNENLTIPLTFSLGVSIYPKDAEDMETLLNIADEKMYKNKGIRI, from the coding sequence ATGATAGAAAGTCTTATTTTACCAATCATTTGTAATAAATATAATATCTCTTGTGTATTATTTAAAAAAGATTTTAAAATAGTTGAATTTACAGATAATTTAAAAGATTTTGTAAGTGTTTCAGATGAATTAGCTTTAGATAAAGATATAAGAGATTTTTTTTGGGAATTTATTGGCTTAGAAGAAAAGCTTGAAGATTTATATAATAATAAAAAGAAATATTTACATATTCCGATGCTTTTGAAAAAAGATATTTTTTATGATATTAATATTGAAACATTTAGTGCAAAAAATAATGAAAAACTCTTTATTGTTATGTTTACAAGACAATCTTCAAATTCTCTTACTTATTCAAAAACAATACAAAATATAAATCAAGAAAATTTAAAATATGAATATGAAAAACAAAATATACAAAATAATCAAATTTACTTTAATTTGATAAATCAAAAATTGATTAGTTTTCATATTGATGTAAAAGGTATTATTACTGATGTAAATATGGCTTGTCTTATTTTCTTTGGTTTAGAAAAAACTGATATGGTCGGGGAACATTTTTCAAAATTTTTCTTTTCAAGAGAGATAAAAATATCATTTTGTGAAGTTAGTAATATTTTAAGAGCTGTTAATTTAGAAGGTATTGATATCTTTTTTCATGCAGATGTTATTCCTATTAGATTAGATAAAAATAAATCAGAAAATATTGTTATTTGTCAAGATATAACACATTTAAAAAAAATAGAATCAGAATTGGAATATGCTGTTAATCATGATAGCTTAACGGGACTTCCTAATCGATTGATGTTAACAAAAAAGATAGAACAACTTATTTTAAAAAACAAAGCAACAAAAAAATCTTTTGCTTTATGTTTTGTTGATTTGAATAAATTTAAAAATGTAAATGATGAATATGGACATCATGTTGGTGATATGCTTTTAAAACATGTTGGAGATGTATTATCAAAGGTTATTAGAGAGGAAGATACAATCGCAAGGTTGGGTGGAGATGAATTTGTTATTCTTTTTGAAGAGTTTGAATCAGAAGAATATTTAGATAAAACTCTGAAAAGAATAGAAGAAATTTCAAAAAAAACACCTTTACTTTATAATGAAAATCTAACAATTCCATTAACTTTTAGTTTAGGTGTTAGCATCTATCCTAAAGATGCAGAAGATATGGAAACATTATTAAATATTGCAGATGAAAAAATGTACAAAAATAAGGGGATAAGAATATAG
- a CDS encoding Rab family GTPase, which yields MFNYKIVLVGDFGVGKTSLIKRYVDNSFSDEYKSSIGVAISKKLLSDSINDKTYDSTMMIWDIEGRTDFKPILSHYLSGAKGFIIVADLTRENTIDSIKEHIKLCENTAGNLPICIAFNKSDLVTDEIDLENFKTFSPNIIALFKTSAKNDNCVSELFEVLNNEIIKRLV from the coding sequence ATGTTTAATTATAAAATTGTTTTAGTTGGTGACTTTGGCGTAGGTAAAACAAGTTTAATTAAAAGATATGTTGATAATAGTTTTAGTGATGAATATAAGAGTAGTATAGGTGTTGCCATTTCTAAAAAGTTATTGAGTGATTCAATTAATGATAAAACTTATGATTCAACAATGATGATTTGGGATATTGAAGGAAGAACAGATTTTAAACCAATATTATCTCATTATTTAAGTGGAGCAAAAGGTTTTATAATAGTTGCTGATTTAACAAGAGAAAATACAATTGATTCTATAAAAGAGCATATAAAATTATGTGAAAATACAGCAGGAAATTTACCTATTTGTATTGCTTTTAATAAAAGTGATTTGGTTACTGATGAAATTGATTTGGAAAATTTTAAAACTTTTTCACCAAATATTATTGCACTTTTTAAAACTTCGGCAAAAAATGATAATTGCGTTAGTGAGTTATTTGAAGTTTTAAATAATGAAATTATAAAAAGATTGGTATAA
- a CDS encoding OmpA family protein → MNDLEKLRNLLLKEEQESLSKLEEELNNLKKDLKNPEVIVEKISPLIFSILEKSYTKDKKLLVDVLSPIVLELIDRNYDESKDKVTKQLAPLISIAIKEQIKSHKDEVVDALYPVIGNMITRYVTKTFEDMINSINLQIRNGLTFKTLKRKIKAKYHGISETELLLKENALTNIRAVFFIHKETGIVLSHKEHEDNKINEPEMIASMLTAIRSFVNDWVDKNEKHQEINTIEYGGSKIVLESSGYSYLAVIIDGAVTNNTINSIRKVLSILVSTYSNEIKNFNGDMQNIPKEEFYEIISQLISKNSEKDSKKIHPLLYLFPILFISYISYIVYNNIIDSKLEKKANDILYKDSALTIYRLDVEVKNKNMKINGVVPFSFYKDLAYNNLKEIKEIVSLENNIQVIDSFNNPKDIYDKITYLTLALNIKEGNGIEYSYDYPNAKIFGKVFSKKEKKYVQEQFSLIKGLQNIEFSVEVIPPSIDDIIYFEQNSSQILPNQEYKLINIINLLHKLDEDLTLEIQGFRDYTGTIERNAILVKERAENIMKYLKLKGNVSQKLINVGINDIPKNIDEQNYPEQGRRVIFTWKK, encoded by the coding sequence ATGAATGATTTAGAAAAACTACGTAATCTTTTATTAAAAGAAGAACAAGAGAGTTTATCTAAACTTGAAGAAGAATTAAATAATCTAAAAAAAGATTTAAAAAATCCCGAAGTAATAGTAGAGAAAATTTCTCCTTTAATTTTCTCTATTTTAGAAAAAAGTTATACCAAAGATAAAAAGTTATTAGTTGATGTTTTATCTCCTATTGTATTAGAATTAATTGATAGAAATTATGATGAATCAAAAGACAAAGTAACTAAACAACTAGCTCCCCTTATTTCGATTGCTATTAAAGAACAAATTAAATCTCATAAAGATGAAGTTGTTGATGCGTTATATCCAGTGATTGGAAATATGATAACTAGATATGTGACTAAAACATTTGAAGATATGATAAATTCTATAAATCTTCAAATTAGAAATGGTTTAACATTTAAAACTTTAAAAAGAAAAATAAAAGCAAAATATCATGGAATCAGTGAAACAGAACTTTTATTAAAAGAGAATGCTTTAACAAATATTAGAGCAGTTTTTTTTATACATAAAGAAACAGGTATTGTATTATCTCATAAAGAGCATGAGGATAATAAGATTAATGAACCTGAAATGATAGCTTCTATGTTGACAGCAATTCGTAGTTTTGTAAATGACTGGGTAGATAAAAATGAAAAACATCAAGAGATAAATACAATTGAATATGGTGGAAGTAAAATAGTTTTAGAATCAAGTGGATATAGTTATTTGGCAGTTATAATAGATGGTGCCGTTACAAATAATACAATTAATAGTATTCGAAAAGTATTATCTATCTTGGTATCAACTTATTCAAATGAGATTAAAAATTTTAATGGAGATATGCAAAATATTCCAAAAGAGGAATTTTATGAAATAATATCTCAACTAATAAGTAAAAATAGTGAAAAGGATAGTAAAAAAATACATCCTTTATTATATTTATTTCCTATTTTATTTATTTCTTATATCTCTTATATTGTTTATAATAATATTATTGATAGTAAACTTGAAAAAAAAGCTAATGATATTTTATATAAAGATTCAGCTTTGACTATATATAGATTAGATGTAGAAGTAAAAAATAAAAATATGAAAATAAATGGAGTTGTTCCTTTCTCTTTTTACAAAGATTTAGCATATAATAATTTAAAAGAGATCAAAGAAATAGTAAGTTTGGAAAATAATATTCAAGTTATCGATTCTTTCAATAATCCAAAAGATATTTATGATAAAATAACTTATTTAACTTTGGCTTTAAATATAAAAGAAGGTAATGGAATAGAGTATAGTTATGACTATCCCAATGCTAAAATTTTTGGAAAAGTATTTAGTAAAAAAGAAAAAAAATATGTACAAGAACAGTTTAGCTTGATTAAAGGTTTACAAAATATAGAATTTAGTGTAGAGGTTATCCCTCCAAGTATAGATGACATAATATACTTTGAGCAGAATTCATCTCAAATTTTACCTAATCAAGAATATAAACTAATAAATATAATAAATTTATTACATAAATTAGATGAAGATTTGACTTTAGAAATACAAGGTTTTAGAGATTATACAGGTACTATTGAAAGAAATGCAATTTTAGTAAAAGAAAGAGCAGAAAATATTATGAAATATTTGAAGTTAAAAGGTAATGTGTCTCAAAAATTAATTAATGTAGGGATTAATGATATTCCAAAAAATATAGATGAACAGAACTATCCAGAACAAGGAAGAAGGGTAATTTTTACATGGAAAAAGTAA
- a CDS encoding YebC/PmpR family DNA-binding transcriptional regulator: MGRAFEYRKAAKMKRWGNMSRVFPKLAKAIEMAAKNGVADPEMNSALRTAILNAKAENMPKANIDAAIKRATGKDAANFSEVNFEGKGPHGVLVFVETATDNNTRTVANVKMYFNKTNGQVVPTGSLEFFFDRKAIFEFPKPENIDLEELELELIDAGLEEIEEEEGIVLAYANYTDFGNMNQKFEELGIALTKAELKRIPNNPQVFTEAQQEDIGKLIEKLEDDDDVQAVYTNIA; the protein is encoded by the coding sequence ATGGGTAGAGCCTTTGAATATAGAAAAGCAGCTAAAATGAAAAGATGGGGAAATATGTCTAGAGTTTTCCCAAAATTAGCAAAAGCGATTGAAATGGCAGCTAAAAATGGTGTTGCAGATCCTGAAATGAATTCAGCTCTTAGAACAGCTATTTTAAATGCTAAAGCTGAAAATATGCCAAAAGCAAATATTGATGCAGCAATAAAAAGAGCAACAGGTAAAGATGCTGCGAATTTTTCAGAAGTGAATTTTGAAGGTAAAGGTCCTCATGGAGTTTTAGTTTTTGTGGAGACAGCTACAGATAATAATACAAGAACAGTTGCGAATGTAAAAATGTATTTTAATAAAACAAATGGACAAGTAGTTCCAACAGGTTCTTTAGAGTTTTTCTTTGATAGAAAAGCAATTTTTGAATTTCCAAAGCCGGAAAATATTGATCTTGAAGAGTTAGAATTAGAGTTAATTGACGCAGGACTTGAAGAGATTGAAGAAGAAGAAGGAATAGTTTTAGCTTATGCAAATTATACTGATTTTGGAAATATGAATCAAAAATTTGAAGAGTTAGGAATAGCTTTAACAAAAGCTGAATTAAAAAGAATTCCAAATAACCCTCAAGTGTTTACAGAAGCGCAACAAGAAGATATTGGTAAGTTAATAGAAAAACTCGAAGATGATGATGATGTTCAAGCTGTATATACAAACATCGCTTAA
- a CDS encoding M23 family metallopeptidase encodes MIKKILLLLIITISLKAFSISHKEIKNANTVLIEITQKDIKDIKLTFDKQNIDFFENPFKKDSFYALLPISYYQNLDNYRIILSYIKDNKKIFKGLNLKVIDGNYKNETLNVQPSKVKPNKENQERVKRENEEATKIYNTFTPEIFWNEDFIYPLNSKITSEFGTKRVYNQELKSYHGGTDFQAKDNTPIIASNSGIVRIAQDRFYAGKSIIIDHGHGVYSCYFHLNSMNFKVGDFVKKGEIIGLSGSTGRITGPHLHFGIRIQGLQVDPLQAIEILNSLKNSI; translated from the coding sequence ATGATTAAAAAAATTTTACTTCTGTTAATAATAACTATTTCATTAAAAGCTTTTTCTATCTCTCATAAAGAGATAAAAAATGCAAATACTGTATTAATAGAAATTACTCAAAAAGATATAAAAGATATAAAACTTACTTTTGATAAACAAAATATTGATTTTTTTGAAAATCCATTTAAAAAAGATAGTTTTTACGCTTTATTACCTATTTCTTATTATCAAAACTTAGATAACTATAGAATAATTTTGTCATATATAAAAGATAATAAAAAAATATTTAAAGGTTTGAATCTAAAAGTTATAGATGGAAATTATAAAAATGAAACATTAAATGTACAACCTTCAAAAGTAAAACCAAATAAAGAAAATCAAGAAAGAGTTAAAAGAGAAAATGAAGAAGCAACTAAAATCTATAATACTTTTACTCCTGAAATTTTTTGGAATGAAGACTTTATTTATCCTTTAAATTCAAAAATAACAAGCGAATTTGGAACGAAAAGAGTTTATAATCAAGAATTAAAATCTTATCATGGAGGAACCGATTTTCAAGCAAAAGATAATACCCCAATAATTGCTTCAAATTCAGGAATTGTAAGAATTGCACAAGATAGATTTTATGCTGGAAAATCTATCATAATAGACCATGGTCATGGTGTTTATAGTTGTTATTTTCACTTAAATAGTATGAATTTTAAAGTTGGTGATTTTGTAAAAAAAGGTGAAATTATTGGACTTAGTGGAAGTACAGGAAGAATCACTGGACCTCATTTACATTTTGGAATAAGAATTCAAGGACTTCAAGTAGATCCACTACAAGCTATTGAAATTCTTAATAGTTTGAAGAATAGTATTTAA
- a CDS encoding MlaA family lipoprotein, with translation MKKIILILFLTIFSSSILNANDSIDDFDAEFDNRTKEVFDPLSGYNRLVTTFNDKVFVNVLIPVADGYAYAVPQTVRTGIENFFENIRFPIRFVNNLLQLKFENASEELGRFLINTLWGLGGFMDLATSELNMKAHKEDFGQTLGFYGVGEGFHIVLPFFGPSNLRDTIGLTTDGIISPVNSVSHNVFNYKVPNTIIETAGIKTFDVVNYTSFNPHQYETIKKDALDLYPFLRDIYTQARKKQIEE, from the coding sequence TTGAAAAAGATAATTTTGATTTTATTTTTAACAATATTCAGTTCTTCAATTCTTAATGCAAATGATTCTATAGATGATTTTGATGCAGAATTCGATAATAGAACTAAAGAAGTTTTTGACCCTTTAAGCGGTTATAATAGATTAGTAACCACATTTAATGACAAAGTTTTTGTAAATGTTTTAATTCCTGTTGCTGACGGTTATGCTTATGCTGTTCCACAAACAGTAAGAACTGGAATAGAGAATTTTTTTGAAAATATTAGATTTCCAATTAGATTTGTAAATAATTTATTACAACTAAAATTTGAAAATGCATCAGAAGAATTAGGTAGATTTTTAATAAATACTCTTTGGGGTCTTGGAGGATTTATGGATTTGGCAACAAGCGAATTAAATATGAAAGCTCATAAAGAAGATTTCGGACAAACTTTAGGTTTTTATGGAGTTGGTGAAGGTTTTCACATAGTTTTACCATTTTTTGGTCCATCAAATTTAAGAGATACTATTGGATTAACAACAGATGGTATAATTTCACCTGTAAACTCTGTAAGTCATAATGTCTTTAACTATAAAGTGCCTAATACTATCATAGAAACGGCTGGAATAAAAACTTTTGATGTAGTAAACTATACATCTTTTAATCCACATCAATATGAAACTATTAAAAAAGATGCTTTAGATTTATATCCATTTTTAAGAGATATTTATACACAAGCAAGAAAAAAACAGATAGAGGAATAA